From one Papio anubis isolate 15944 chromosome 12, Panubis1.0, whole genome shotgun sequence genomic stretch:
- the ARL14EP gene encoding ARL14 effector protein, translating to MMDPCSVGVQLRTTNECHKTYYTRHTGFKTLQELSSNDMLLLQLRTGMTLSGNNTICFHHVKIYIDRFEDLQKSCCDPFNIHKKLAKKNLHVIDLDDATFLSAKFGRQLVPGWKLCPKCTQIINGSVDVDTEDRQKRKPESDGRTAKALRSLQFTNPGRQTEFAPETGKREKRRLTKNATAGSDRQVIPAKSKVYDSQGLLIFSGMDLCDCLDEDCLGCFYACPACGSTKCGAECRCDRKWLYEQIEIEGGEIIHNKHAG from the exons ATGATGGATCCATGTTCAGTTGGAGTCCAGCTTCGTACTACAAATGAGTGCCATAAAACCTACTATACTCGTCACACAGGTTTTAAGACTTTGCAAGAATTGTCATCAAATGATATGCTTTTACTTCAACTTAGAACTGGAATGACACTTTCTGGGAACAATACAATTTGCTTTCATCACGTAAAAATTTACATTGACAGATTTGAGGATTTACAGAAGTCGTGTTGTGACCCatttaacatacacaaaaaattagccaaaaaaaATTTGCATGTAATTGACTTAGATGATGCCACTTTTCTGAGTGCAAAATTCGGAAGACAGCTTGTACCTGGTTGGAAGCTTTGTCCAAAATGCACACAGATAATCAATGGAAGTGTGGATGTTGATACTGAAGACCGCCAGAAAAGGAAACCTGAGTCAGAT GGAAGAACTGCTAAAGCTTTGAGGTCACTACAATTTACAAATCCAGGAAGGCAAACTGAATTTGCTCCGGAAActggtaaaagagaaaaaagaaggcttACAAAAAATGCAACCGCTGGTTCAGACAG ACAAGTGATACCAGCAAAGAGTAAGGTCTATGATAGCCAAGGTCTCCTGATTTTTAGTGGGATGGACCTCTGTGACTGCCTTGATGAAGATTGCTTAGGATGTTTCTATGCTTGTCCTGCCTGTGGTTCTACCAAGTGTGGAGCTGAATGCCGCTGTGACCGCAAGTGGCTGTATGAGCAAATTGAAATTGAAGGAGgagaaataattcataataaaCATGCTGGATAA